The following coding sequences lie in one Flavobacterium sp. 20NA77.7 genomic window:
- a CDS encoding SIMPL domain-containing protein codes for MKRIALFVALVATFVASAQEIQKATPQISVSGEGKINVIPDIVVIQLGVQHSGKDPKEVKTQNDSTIEKVLQYIKKFNIPSKDYQTTQMSLYKNYDDENKKHTYTSEQTVSVTLHDITRYNAFMMDVMETGINQINGVVFKSSKTELYETEARKNAILNAKKKAEDYVSVLGGQKVGKAIVISDNSQTYYPQPVFMAKGFVADSEATQPRETLAIGEIEIVSKVSVSFVLE; via the coding sequence ATGAAACGCATTGCCCTATTCGTAGCTTTAGTTGCAACATTTGTCGCTTCAGCTCAAGAAATTCAAAAAGCTACACCTCAAATTTCTGTCAGCGGTGAAGGAAAAATTAATGTAATTCCAGATATTGTGGTTATTCAATTAGGCGTACAACATTCGGGAAAAGATCCTAAAGAAGTTAAAACTCAAAATGATAGTACCATTGAAAAGGTACTTCAATATATCAAAAAATTTAATATTCCTTCAAAAGATTATCAAACAACTCAAATGAGTTTGTATAAAAATTATGATGATGAAAATAAAAAACATACGTATACTTCAGAACAAACGGTTAGTGTAACGCTACATGATATAACAAGATACAATGCTTTTATGATGGATGTTATGGAAACAGGTATCAACCAAATTAATGGCGTAGTGTTTAAATCATCTAAAACGGAATTATATGAAACAGAAGCTAGAAAAAATGCTATACTCAATGCTAAGAAAAAAGCAGAAGATTATGTTTCTGTTTTGGGCGGACAAAAAGTTGGAAAAGCTATAGTAATTTCTGATAATTCACAAACGTATTATCCGCAACCTGTTTTTATGGCTAAAGGATTTGTGGCTGATAGCGAAGCCACTCAACCAAGAGAAACACTTGCTATTGGAGAAATTGAAATTGTTTCAAAAGTTTCGGTCTCCTTTGTTTTAGAATAA
- a CDS encoding rhomboid family intramembrane serine protease yields the protein MLFSFTTLVLLATLAVSIKGFNDPAFFEKYKFNISAIQHGQQYRLFSSGFLHADVMHLAFNMLSFYSFSTFLSGFFTPFQLALLYFGSMLLGSVFTYYIHKNEPYYSAIGASGGVSGVIYCAILLNPSMTIYMPIPMPGYVFGILYLFYSVYGMRGRFDNIGHTAHFGGAIAGLLLTVVLFPTLLVEKPLFLGLMCLPIMVLFVLLRYKKM from the coding sequence ATGCTATTTTCGTTTACTACACTCGTGTTGCTTGCCACATTAGCAGTAAGTATAAAAGGATTTAATGATCCTGCTTTTTTTGAGAAATATAAATTTAATATTTCTGCTATACAACATGGACAGCAATACAGGTTGTTTTCATCGGGTTTCCTTCATGCAGATGTCATGCATTTGGCGTTTAACATGCTCAGCTTTTATAGTTTTAGTACTTTTTTAAGTGGGTTTTTCACCCCATTTCAATTAGCGTTGCTTTATTTTGGCAGTATGCTATTAGGTAGTGTTTTCACCTATTATATACATAAAAACGAACCTTATTATTCGGCTATTGGTGCATCTGGAGGAGTTTCAGGGGTTATTTATTGTGCCATATTGCTTAATCCTTCTATGACTATTTATATGCCTATTCCTATGCCAGGTTATGTTTTTGGTATTTTGTATTTGTTCTATTCGGTATATGGTATGAGAGGGCGTTTTGACAACATAGGGCACACCGCCCATTTTGGTGGCGCTATCGCAGGTTTATTGTTAACTGTAGTATTGTTTCCTACTCTCTTAGTAGAAAAGCCTTTATTTTTAGGCTTAATGTGTTTACCTATTATGGTGTTGTTTGTATTGCTTCGATATAAAAAAATGTAA
- a CDS encoding lysophospholipid acyltransferase family protein, with product MQFIIYILIYPILWLISILPFPIFYAFSDVVCFLVYRIIGYRKKTVRYNIALALPHLSKKEQRAVERKFYSHMCDLFLEMIKTLTLSKKAIQRHFVFTNIDLYHEYEAKNKSIVILYGHYASWEWSTSIGLQAKFRGIGIYKKIKNKYFDKLVQHIRSRYNAELVDTKNTIRVVTENQRKGLKAVYGFISDQNPKPQKALLWDNFMGYKVPIHTGGEVLARKLDMNIIYLKIEKVARGKYEATFVPLCDEVKETPEFEITKRFLREVEKQILEKPEYYFWTHKRWKYKQE from the coding sequence ATGCAATTTATCATTTATATCCTCATTTACCCCATACTTTGGCTGATTTCTATATTGCCATTTCCTATTTTTTATGCATTTTCAGATGTGGTATGCTTTTTAGTTTATAGAATCATTGGCTACCGTAAAAAAACCGTTAGATACAATATTGCCTTAGCCTTACCTCATTTATCTAAAAAAGAACAACGCGCAGTAGAACGTAAATTCTACAGCCATATGTGTGATTTATTTTTGGAAATGATTAAAACACTAACCTTATCAAAAAAAGCCATACAAAGGCATTTTGTTTTTACAAATATTGATTTGTACCACGAATATGAGGCTAAAAACAAAAGTATTGTTATTTTATATGGTCATTATGCTAGTTGGGAATGGTCGACCTCTATAGGATTACAAGCAAAATTTAGAGGAATAGGAATCTATAAAAAAATTAAAAACAAATACTTTGACAAATTAGTACAACATATTCGTTCACGCTACAATGCGGAATTGGTAGATACTAAAAATACGATTCGAGTTGTAACCGAAAATCAACGTAAAGGATTAAAAGCGGTTTATGGTTTTATTAGCGATCAAAATCCTAAACCACAAAAAGCGCTACTATGGGATAATTTTATGGGCTATAAAGTTCCTATCCACACAGGTGGCGAAGTATTAGCAAGAAAATTAGATATGAATATCATCTACTTGAAAATAGAAAAAGTAGCGCGAGGAAAATATGAAGCTACTTTTGTACCTCTTTGTGACGAAGTAAAAGAAACACCAGAATTTGAAATCACTAAACGATTTTTACGTGAGGTAGAAAAACAAATTTTAGAAAAACCTGAATACTATTTTTGGACACATAAACGCTGGAAATACAAACAAGAGTAA
- a CDS encoding aminotransferase class V-fold PLP-dependent enzyme, which translates to MNPTTTTPLEQYFTNFRKNIIGVNQIFESPYGEQKIVYTDWTASGRLYGPIEEKMIHSFGPFVANTHTETSVTGTAMTMAYHQARHIIKQHVNANENDVLITDGTGMTGVVNKLQRILGLRIAENLKEYTAIPDEVRPIVFISHMEHHSNQTSWLETIADVVVVPATEDGLFSIENLRELVEKHKNRSFKIASITSCSNVTGIQTPYYEVAKIMHQYGGVCFVDFACSGPYVTIDMHPQDAEAYLDAIFFSPHKFLGGPGTSGVLIFNKNLYKNNVPDCPGGGTVSWTNPWGEHKYIDNIEDREDGGTPGFLQVMKTALAIQLKEKMGVQNILDREHELVAYIFERLGTVSNINILAQQHKNRLGVISFYIDNLHYNLGVKLLNDRFGIQTRGGCSCAGTYGHYLLHVDQETSNEITCSITSGDLERKPGWIRMSIHPTTTNSEIAYVCNAIIELAAFHEIWKKEYEYNPKTNEFIHIHATHAEEKMVQSWFE; encoded by the coding sequence ATGAATCCCACTACTACCACCCCATTAGAACAATATTTTACTAATTTTAGAAAAAATATTATTGGTGTAAATCAAATTTTTGAATCGCCTTATGGAGAACAAAAAATTGTATATACCGATTGGACTGCAAGTGGAAGATTGTATGGGCCCATAGAAGAAAAAATGATTCACTCGTTTGGTCCTTTTGTGGCAAATACACATACCGAAACATCAGTAACAGGAACCGCTATGACTATGGCTTATCATCAAGCCCGTCATATTATTAAACAACATGTAAACGCGAATGAAAATGACGTTTTAATTACTGATGGCACAGGAATGACAGGAGTTGTTAATAAATTGCAACGTATTTTAGGGCTTCGAATTGCTGAAAATTTAAAAGAATATACAGCTATTCCAGATGAAGTAAGGCCTATTGTTTTTATTTCACACATGGAACACCATTCCAATCAAACATCTTGGTTAGAAACCATTGCAGATGTGGTGGTAGTTCCTGCTACGGAAGACGGATTATTTTCTATAGAAAATTTAAGAGAATTAGTTGAAAAACATAAAAATAGAAGCTTTAAAATTGCTTCAATTACTTCTTGTTCTAATGTTACAGGAATACAGACACCCTATTATGAAGTAGCAAAAATTATGCATCAATATGGTGGCGTGTGTTTTGTAGATTTTGCCTGCTCAGGTCCTTATGTAACCATTGATATGCACCCACAAGATGCTGAAGCCTATTTAGATGCGATATTTTTTTCGCCACATAAATTTTTAGGCGGACCTGGAACTTCTGGGGTTTTAATTTTTAATAAAAATTTATACAAAAATAATGTGCCTGATTGTCCAGGGGGCGGAACAGTGAGTTGGACAAATCCATGGGGAGAACACAAATATATCGATAATATTGAAGACAGGGAAGACGGAGGTACTCCAGGGTTTTTACAAGTAATGAAAACAGCCTTAGCTATTCAGCTTAAAGAAAAAATGGGTGTTCAAAACATTCTAGACCGCGAACATGAACTAGTAGCTTACATTTTTGAACGATTAGGAACCGTATCCAATATCAACATATTAGCCCAACAACATAAAAATAGACTAGGTGTCATTTCTTTTTACATTGATAATTTACATTATAATTTAGGAGTAAAGTTATTAAATGATCGTTTTGGAATTCAAACTAGAGGAGGTTGTAGTTGCGCAGGAACGTATGGCCATTATTTATTGCATGTAGATCAAGAAACTTCAAATGAAATTACATGTAGTATTACGTCGGGAGATTTAGAACGAAAACCAGGGTGGATAAGAATGTCCATTCATCCTACAACTACCAATTCCGAAATAGCATACGTTTGCAATGCAATTATTGAATTAGCGGCATTTCATGAAATTTGGAAAAAAGAGTACGAGTACAACCCAAAAACAAATGAGTTTATACATATTCATGCTACGCACGCAGAAGAAAAGATGGTTCAGAGCTGGTTTGAATAA
- a CDS encoding protein adenylyltransferase SelO, whose protein sequence is MKSPKFDTLFTQSLVADSVIENYIRSVPNAHFSFVTPKKVMAPKLLHIATETADILGLDSAFLTSETFKNIFSGNEIGTNSKPYAMNYAGHQFGQWAGQLGDGRAINLGEINGWAVQLKGAGPTPYSRRGDGFAVLRSSIREHLCSEAMYHLGVPTTRSLALLETGEQVVRDVLYDGNPALEKGAIVCRVAPSFIRFGNFELFSAQNDLENLKKLTDFVISTYFSAITDNGKTKYLQFFKHVCKSTQQLIIEWQRVGFVHGVMNTDNMSIHGITIDYGPYGWLDDYNLDWTPNTTDHQHKRYRFGNQGDIALWNLYQLANALYPLIEDAAALETILHDFATSYSLAYTKMMCQKLGLAEILENDEDLVNQLTSNLALQETDMTIFFRLLSTIRQEETAKEAYDKITPSFYNLEQTTENTLKKWHTWFVNYLNRLQINKVTDTHRKKTMNKVNPKYVLRNYMAQLAIEEAEKGNLDLLNELHELLKKPYDEQPEYEKWFVKRPDWAHTKIGCSMLSCSS, encoded by the coding sequence ATGAAAAGCCCAAAATTTGACACTTTATTTACGCAATCCTTAGTTGCCGATTCTGTTATTGAAAATTATATCAGAAGTGTTCCTAATGCGCATTTTTCATTTGTTACACCAAAAAAAGTAATGGCTCCAAAACTGTTACATATAGCTACTGAAACAGCTGATATATTAGGTTTAGATTCTGCTTTTTTAACCTCTGAAACGTTTAAAAATATTTTTTCGGGCAATGAGATTGGCACTAATTCAAAACCCTATGCTATGAATTATGCAGGGCATCAATTTGGGCAATGGGCAGGGCAATTAGGTGATGGTAGAGCTATCAATTTAGGTGAAATAAACGGTTGGGCTGTTCAATTAAAGGGCGCTGGTCCCACACCCTACTCTAGAAGAGGCGATGGTTTTGCCGTTTTGCGTTCTTCAATCAGAGAGCATTTATGCAGCGAAGCCATGTATCATCTGGGCGTTCCTACTACGCGTTCATTAGCCTTACTAGAAACAGGAGAACAAGTGGTAAGAGACGTACTTTACGACGGTAATCCTGCTTTAGAAAAAGGAGCAATTGTTTGTCGGGTGGCACCTTCGTTTATTCGTTTTGGCAACTTCGAATTATTTAGTGCCCAAAATGATTTGGAAAATTTAAAAAAACTGACTGATTTTGTTATTTCTACTTATTTTTCGGCTATTACGGACAATGGTAAAACCAAATACTTGCAGTTTTTTAAACACGTTTGTAAATCTACCCAACAACTCATAATAGAATGGCAACGGGTAGGTTTTGTGCACGGTGTAATGAATACAGATAATATGTCTATTCATGGAATAACTATAGATTATGGTCCTTACGGATGGCTTGATGATTACAATCTAGATTGGACGCCTAACACAACAGACCATCAACACAAGCGGTATCGTTTTGGAAATCAAGGTGATATTGCTTTATGGAATTTGTACCAATTAGCCAATGCCTTATACCCACTTATAGAAGATGCCGCAGCCTTGGAAACTATTTTACATGATTTTGCCACAAGCTATTCATTGGCTTATACAAAAATGATGTGTCAAAAATTAGGTTTAGCTGAAATTTTAGAAAACGATGAAGATTTAGTAAACCAACTTACTTCTAATTTAGCTTTACAAGAAACCGACATGACTATTTTCTTTCGTTTGTTAAGTACTATTCGTCAAGAAGAAACGGCTAAGGAAGCGTATGATAAAATTACACCTTCTTTTTATAATTTAGAGCAAACAACTGAAAACACGCTCAAAAAATGGCACACTTGGTTTGTAAATTACCTGAATCGTTTGCAAATAAATAAAGTAACGGATACGCATAGAAAAAAAACTATGAATAAGGTTAACCCAAAATATGTATTGCGCAATTACATGGCTCAACTTGCCATTGAGGAAGCTGAAAAAGGAAATTTAGACCTGTTAAATGAATTACATGAGTTGCTCAAAAAACCTTATGACGAACAACCAGAATATGAAAAATGGTTTGTTAAAAGACCTGATTGGGCACATACAAAAATTGGGTGTTCAATGTTGAGTTGTAGTTCTTAA
- a CDS encoding SRPBCC family protein — translation MLIKKLHFEIDIEAAPAKIWEALWDKQNYSIWCNEFCEGTYYQSNFNKGDRIHFLTPNGEGMYADIEEKIENEYIAFCHIGELKNFEEQSLDDQSLQWTEAIEDYRIITKENYCTLVVTIDTLEIYIDYFSTQFPKGLEKVKELAENK, via the coding sequence ATGTTGATAAAAAAATTACATTTTGAAATTGATATTGAAGCTGCACCCGCAAAAATATGGGAGGCTTTATGGGATAAACAAAATTATTCTATTTGGTGTAATGAGTTTTGTGAAGGTACGTATTATCAATCTAATTTTAATAAAGGAGATCGTATTCATTTTTTAACCCCTAACGGAGAAGGCATGTATGCCGATATTGAAGAAAAAATTGAAAATGAATATATTGCTTTTTGTCATATTGGTGAATTAAAAAACTTCGAAGAACAATCGTTAGATGATCAGAGTTTACAATGGACAGAAGCAATTGAAGATTATCGAATTATAACTAAAGAAAATTATTGTACACTTGTAGTTACTATTGACACTCTGGAAATTTATATCGATTATTTTTCAACTCAATTTCCTAAAGGGCTTGAAAAAGTTAAAGAACTAGCCGAAAATAAATAA
- a CDS encoding GlmU family protein, which yields MNYILFDGNVRNALLPFTFTRPVADIRVGILTIREKWEKYLGYTTTTITEEYLSEKFPMVELEDNIMINASFLPNRVLAEMVRNLEENQAVFYDDEVIAFYAKEGQEVDFELFHIFDYADECIRIENTWDIFQKNDAAIREDFELLTQDCFSQSIPKSVNVIAPENVFIEEGAKLEFVTLNASTGPIYIGKNAEIMEGSVIRGPFALCEEAQVKLGTKIYGATTVGPHCRVGGEINNSVLFAYSNKGHDGFLGNSVLGEWCNIGADSNNSNLKNNYEEVKLWSYESERFEKTGLQFCGLMMGDHSKCGINTMFNTGTVVGVSTNIFGSGFPRNFVPSFSWGGASGFTTYMTNKAFETAKIVMSRRHVAFTEEDAKILEHIFEETKKYRKE from the coding sequence ATGAATTATATTCTTTTTGATGGAAATGTACGCAATGCCTTATTGCCATTTACTTTTACTCGTCCTGTTGCAGATATTAGAGTAGGTATTTTAACCATTAGAGAAAAATGGGAAAAATACTTAGGTTATACCACTACAACAATCACAGAAGAATATTTGTCTGAAAAATTCCCAATGGTAGAATTAGAAGATAATATTATGATTAATGCTTCGTTTTTGCCAAATAGGGTATTAGCCGAAATGGTGAGAAACCTAGAGGAAAATCAAGCTGTTTTTTATGATGATGAAGTAATTGCTTTTTATGCTAAAGAAGGACAAGAAGTTGATTTTGAATTATTTCACATTTTTGATTATGCAGACGAGTGTATTAGAATAGAAAACACCTGGGATATTTTTCAAAAAAATGATGCAGCCATTCGTGAAGATTTTGAATTGCTTACGCAAGATTGTTTTTCCCAATCTATACCAAAATCGGTTAATGTGATTGCGCCTGAAAATGTTTTTATTGAAGAAGGGGCAAAATTAGAATTTGTTACTCTTAATGCTTCTACGGGGCCTATTTATATTGGTAAAAATGCCGAAATTATGGAAGGTTCAGTAATTCGAGGGCCATTTGCATTATGCGAAGAAGCTCAAGTAAAATTAGGGACTAAAATTTATGGCGCTACTACAGTAGGTCCGCATTGTAGAGTTGGAGGCGAAATCAATAATTCGGTTTTGTTTGCCTACTCTAATAAAGGACACGATGGGTTCTTGGGGAATTCAGTTTTAGGTGAATGGTGTAACATTGGAGCAGACAGTAATAACTCCAATTTAAAAAATAATTATGAAGAGGTAAAGCTGTGGAGTTATGAATCGGAGCGTTTTGAGAAAACAGGCCTACAGTTTTGTGGATTAATGATGGGCGATCATAGTAAATGCGGTATCAATACAATGTTTAATACAGGTACAGTTGTAGGAGTTAGCACTAATATTTTTGGTAGTGGGTTTCCAAGAAATTTTGTGCCAAGTTTCAGTTGGGGAGGGGCTTCTGGTTTTACAACTTATATGACAAATAAAGCCTTTGAAACGGCAAAAATTGTGATGAGTCGTCGTCATGTAGCTTTTACTGAGGAAGATGCCAAAATTTTAGAGCATATATTTGAAGAAACAAAGAAATATAGAAAGGAGTAA
- a CDS encoding type B 50S ribosomal protein L31 translates to MKKGIHPENYRLVAFKDMSNEDVFITKSTVETKETITVDGVEYPVYKMEISRTSHPFYTGKSKLIDTAGRIDKFKNKYAKFQK, encoded by the coding sequence ATGAAAAAAGGTATTCACCCAGAAAATTATAGACTAGTAGCTTTTAAAGACATGTCTAATGAAGATGTATTCATCACAAAATCTACTGTAGAAACTAAAGAAACAATCACCGTTGATGGTGTAGAGTATCCAGTTTACAAAATGGAGATTTCTAGAACGTCTCATCCTTTTTACACAGGTAAATCTAAACTTATTGATACAGCAGGTCGTATTGATAAATTCAAAAACAAATATGCTAAATTCCAAAAATAA
- a CDS encoding AraC family transcriptional regulator: MKAILEDIKIKKGRASFFAYTYQVPYFEFKWHYHPEYELTYIVKGSGYRIVGNTYEYFKEGDLVLLGSNLPHTWTGKSNQQEHSEAIVIQFSSEMIHSLLAYEESEYMYKMLKDSAMGLNFKSTNEIVNKMEIVLSSNGFEKIINLIALLNDLSKVAYRLISPNSFHTIVSKKNENRINKVCLYIQHNFNSKITLKQVAELIHQTESNFCKFFKKATGITFSDYVNEIRINEACRLLELTEMTISEIVFETGFENQSYFNRVFATKKKQTPSHYRKSVKQK, from the coding sequence ATGAAAGCGATTTTAGAAGATATTAAAATAAAAAAGGGTAGGGCTAGTTTTTTTGCCTATACCTATCAAGTGCCTTATTTTGAATTCAAATGGCATTACCATCCAGAATATGAATTGACTTATATTGTAAAGGGAAGTGGATATAGGATAGTTGGCAATACCTATGAATATTTTAAGGAAGGGGATTTGGTTTTATTAGGTAGTAATTTACCCCATACTTGGACAGGAAAATCAAATCAACAAGAACATTCAGAAGCCATAGTTATCCAATTTTCAAGTGAAATGATACATTCCTTATTAGCATATGAAGAATCGGAATATATGTACAAAATGCTTAAGGATTCTGCTATGGGTTTAAATTTTAAATCGACAAATGAGATTGTTAACAAAATGGAGATAGTCCTTTCCTCAAATGGATTTGAAAAAATAATTAATTTGATAGCATTACTTAATGATTTATCAAAAGTAGCATACAGGCTAATTTCTCCTAACTCATTTCATACCATTGTTTCCAAAAAAAATGAAAATAGAATTAATAAGGTATGTTTGTATATTCAGCATAATTTTAATAGCAAAATTACCTTAAAACAAGTTGCTGAATTAATTCATCAAACAGAAAGTAATTTTTGTAAATTTTTTAAAAAAGCCACAGGAATTACTTTTTCAGATTATGTAAATGAAATTCGTATAAATGAAGCATGCCGGTTGCTTGAGCTTACTGAAATGACAATCAGTGAAATTGTTTTTGAAACAGGTTTTGAAAATCAAAGTTATTTTAATCGCGTTTTTGCAACTAAAAAAAAGCAAACACCTTCTCATTATAGAAAAAGTGTAAAACAAAAATAA
- a CDS encoding phytanoyl-CoA dioxygenase family protein, protein MSSIPKQIAEQLNENYTLNQEQIDFYASNKFIKLKNVLDKETVAYFNTILTEQVALLNTEKKAIEERSTYGKAFLQLFNLWAVNPIIKELVFSKRIAKIASELMQVNGVRLYHDQALFKEAGGGITPWHADQYYWPLHSDKTITAWIPLQATPLEMGPLEFSAGSHTIVEGRELEIGDESEQFIDKKLKVTDFKHVIEPFDIGEISFHSGWVFHRAGANITNDMRKVMTIIYMEKDMKLKQPENKNQENDWHTWCPGAKVGEIINSPINPVLYAE, encoded by the coding sequence ATGTCAAGTATTCCTAAACAAATAGCAGAACAACTTAATGAAAATTACACCTTGAATCAAGAGCAAATTGATTTTTATGCTTCAAATAAGTTTATTAAATTAAAGAATGTTTTGGATAAGGAAACAGTAGCCTATTTCAACACAATACTTACCGAGCAAGTTGCACTATTGAATACTGAAAAAAAGGCTATAGAAGAACGAAGCACTTATGGAAAAGCATTTCTACAATTATTCAATTTATGGGCAGTAAATCCAATCATTAAGGAATTGGTATTTAGTAAACGAATTGCAAAAATTGCATCAGAGCTCATGCAAGTGAACGGTGTAAGATTATACCACGATCAAGCCTTGTTTAAAGAAGCGGGAGGTGGCATTACACCTTGGCACGCCGATCAATACTATTGGCCATTACATTCAGACAAAACAATTACCGCTTGGATTCCCTTACAAGCTACTCCACTTGAAATGGGACCATTAGAATTTAGTGCAGGAAGCCACACAATAGTTGAAGGTCGTGAATTAGAAATTGGCGATGAAAGTGAACAATTTATTGATAAAAAACTCAAAGTTACCGATTTTAAACACGTGATTGAACCGTTTGATATTGGCGAAATAAGTTTTCATTCAGGATGGGTTTTCCATAGAGCGGGTGCAAATATTACAAATGATATGCGAAAAGTGATGACTATTATTTATATGGAAAAAGACATGAAGCTTAAACAACCCGAAAATAAAAACCAAGAAAACGATTGGCATACTTGGTGCCCAGGTGCAAAAGTGGGTGAAATCATTAATTCGCCTATTAATCCTGTATTATATGCTGAATAA
- a CDS encoding sugar phosphate isomerase/epimerase family protein, translating into MLNNVEIKYICTFWGCEHLSAKQFLSNVVENGYDGVEINFPDDEHFIAEFNGELECIRNTVNPNFIFIAQQVLPNKKETVNEYIDRITQRLQFLVNCKPNYINSHTGKDFFEFSDNCKLLEQCEEIEKKTGIPIWHEIHRGRFSFHLKTLLQYLEIYPNLKLIADFSHFCVVSESDLHDQYDLLSKIYPNIKHIHARIGFEQSPQVNNPFAPEWKTYLEQYLNWWKEIIAIQKNKKSAICTITPEFGPFPYMAQEPFTKKPLSNQWEINLQMKNYLQQNL; encoded by the coding sequence ATGCTGAATAATGTGGAAATCAAATACATATGTACCTTTTGGGGTTGTGAACATCTTTCAGCAAAACAATTTCTATCAAATGTGGTGGAAAATGGCTATGATGGTGTAGAAATTAATTTTCCTGATGACGAACATTTTATTGCGGAATTTAATGGTGAATTAGAATGCATAAGAAATACTGTAAATCCTAATTTTATTTTCATAGCCCAACAGGTGCTCCCTAATAAAAAAGAAACAGTTAACGAATATATTGATAGAATTACACAACGTTTACAATTTTTAGTGAATTGCAAACCAAATTATATCAATTCACATACGGGTAAAGATTTTTTTGAATTTAGCGACAATTGTAAGCTTCTAGAACAATGTGAAGAAATCGAAAAAAAGACAGGCATACCTATTTGGCATGAAATCCATAGGGGTCGATTTTCATTTCATTTAAAGACGTTGCTTCAATATCTTGAAATTTATCCAAATCTTAAATTAATTGCCGATTTTTCTCATTTTTGTGTGGTTTCGGAAAGTGATTTACACGATCAATACGATTTGCTTTCTAAAATATACCCAAATATTAAACACATTCATGCACGTATTGGTTTTGAACAAAGTCCACAAGTAAACAATCCGTTTGCACCAGAATGGAAAACCTATTTAGAGCAGTATTTAAATTGGTGGAAAGAAATTATAGCTATTCAAAAGAATAAAAAAAGTGCAATTTGCACCATTACGCCAGAGTTTGGTCCTTTTCCCTATATGGCCCAAGAACCATTTACTAAGAAACCGCTTTCTAATCAATGGGAAATAAACCTTCAAATGAAAAACTATTTACAACAAAATCTTTAA